Proteins encoded within one genomic window of Hevea brasiliensis isolate MT/VB/25A 57/8 chromosome 8, ASM3005281v1, whole genome shotgun sequence:
- the LOC110649297 gene encoding 50S ribosomal protein L10, chloroplastic: METTLLSFPSSKPSPSQTLINFGPANPFSLSKPFYKSNSRRPISIKSAISRTKKEETVETVKTQLENCHLMAAIKYTGFTVNQFQELRRSLPESSKLLVAKNTLVYKAIEGTQWEALKPCMKGMNAWLFVHSEEIPEAIKPYRNFQKEKKLENNDFTGAVFEGKFYGPGDFKQLETMPSRAELYAKILGALQSPAIGLVSTLQAPARDVIMVLKAYVKKLEDESGGQ, from the coding sequence ATGGAGACCACACTACTCTCTTTCCCTTCCTCCAAGCCttcaccttcccaaaccctaatcAATTTTGGCCCCGCAAACCCATTTTCTCTTTCTAAACCATTCTACAAATCCAATTCTCGCAGACCCATCTCCATCAAATCCGCCATTTCTCGCACCAAGAAGGAAGAAACTGTAGAAACTGTCAAAACACAGCTGGAGAACTGTCACCTGATGGCAGCCATAAAATATACAGGCTTTACCGTTAATCAATTCCAAGAATTGAGGAGATCATTGCCTGAATCCTCCAAACTTCTCGTAGCAAAGAACACTTTGGTATACAAGGCCATAGAGGGTACCCAATGGGAGGCCTTGAAGCCCTGTATGAAGGGTATGAATGCTTGGCTTTTTGTGCATAGTGAGGAGATACCTGAGGCTATTAAGCCGTATAGGAATTTCCAGAAGGAGAAGAAGTTGGAGAACAATGACTTTACTGGGGCGGTTTTTGAGGGGAAGTTTTATGGGCCAGGAGATTTTAAGCAGCTGGAGACAATGCCATCCAGAGCAGAGCTATATGCTAAAATTTTGGGTGCCTTGCAGAGCCCTGCAATTGGGTTGGTGAGTACCTTACAGGCGCCGGCCAGGGATGTGATTATGGTGCTCAAGGCTTATGTGAAGAAGCTGGAGGATGAGAGTGGTGGACAATAG
- the LOC110652847 gene encoding protein TIC 21, chloroplastic has product MQTLLLPAVRSAAAAATTAVTVGPALPLLQRYRPTDYRPLYLSNYPRTFTQLVSFPCASLSYDPLKSPDSNLSFTKTNASSPVSPPFNPSNDEAERAKLAQVAKKLESASKYFKRLGSLGFWGQLICTVVAAVILSFSVVITGKISSPATFYATAGGIAAAFISVFWSFGYIRLSDKLRKTANDPSKAPPRVDVVKSLKNGIVVNLLGMGAAILGMLATVGLLVAKALTSTANPYYQGISPGYSPVLALDVFLVQASANTILSHFLGLVFSLELLRSVTLPAAESIPVPRVA; this is encoded by the exons ATGCAGACGCTACTCCTGCCGGCCGTTCGCTCTGCCGCGGCGGCAGCAACGACGGCTGTGACAGTAGGTCCAGCGCTTCCTCTCCTCCAACGCTACCGCCCAACGGATTACCGACCACTCTATCTCTCAAATTATCCGCGCACATTCACGCAATTAGTCTCATTCCCTTGCGCTTCATTGTCTTATGATCCTCTTAAAAGCCCAGACTCGAACCTCTCCTTCACCAAAACGAACGCTTCTTCTCCGGTTTCTCCCCCTTTTAATCCGTCAAACGACGAGGCTGAGAGGGCGAAGCTCGCTCAG GTTGCGAAGAAATTGGAGAGTGCCTCGAAGTATTTCAAGCGGCTGggtagtttagggttttgggggcaACTAATATGCACAGTGGTAGCAGCAGTGATTCTTTCGTTTTCTGTTGTAATCACTGGGAAGATCTCGTCCCCTGCTACTTTTTATGCTACTGCTGGGGGGATCGCAGCTGCATTCATTTCCGTGTTTTGGTCATTTGGGTATATCAGGCTTTCTGATAAGCTCCGGAAAACTGCTAATGACCCTTCCAAG GCGCCTCCTAGAGTTGATGTTGTGAAAAGCTTGAAAAATGGCATAGTAGTGAATCTGTTAGGAATGGGTGCTGCTATTCTTGGCATGCTAGCAACGGTGGGATTGCTGGTTGCGAAGGCTCTAACTTCCACTGCAAATCCTTATTACCAGGGAATCTCTCCTGGTTACAGTCCAGTTCTTGCATTGGATGTATTCTTGGTGCAG GCATCAGCAAACACCATCCTTTCTCATTTTCTTGGGCTTGTTTTCTCCTTGGAGCTGTTGCGCTCCGTGACATTGCCAGCTGCAGAAAGCATACCAGTCCCAAGAGTAGCATAA